A stretch of DNA from Pontiella agarivorans:
GTTCTGATGGCTGCCATGTGCTTTGCCGCTGCAGGGTGTGTCGGTGAGCCTGCGCAGGATGTTTCCGTTTTTCAGCTCCCTCGTGCCCGGGAAAAAATGCGGCAGGAGGCGGATCGGTTAAAAGAACAGCTGGCCGGGCTGCCGAAACTTCAGGAGCCGCTGCAGCTGGATGCGTATGGGTATCATGGCGGTTATCTGCCGGCACTGGACACGCTGCCTGACGAGCCGCGCTGGACGGTGGATCTGCAGTTTTCCACGTATGCTAAATTTGAACAGATCATTCTGGTTCCGGCCATTGACCGCAGTGCGTCTCCGCTGGGAAGTTATGGTTTTCCAAAACGGTTCCGGGTGCTGCAGGTTTTTCCTGACGGCAGAAGGACGTTGATTAAGGAATGGATGGCTGAGGATTGCCCAGATCCAGGGCGTGTACCTCTGATTCTGGAAGTGGAGGCTCCGGGAACATCCAGGCTGGTGCTGGAGGTTTACCGGGGCAGTCCCGAGGGGGAAAAAGAGCTTTTTGCACTCGATGAAATTTTTGGCATCGTTAAGAACTGGGCCTGGAGTGCACGCTCTGTTGAGGTCAGTTCAGAGCTGGGATCGCCGCCGTACTGGGGAAAAGAGTATCTGATTGATCGAAAGACCAGCCTGGGGCTGCCGGTCGGCCTTCCTGTCGAAGATTGTGCGGCAGGCGGCGGATTTTCTGTTGTTTTTGATGCGCAGCCCGAGGAACGCAGCACGATTGAAATCGATTTGGGTAAAAGCGTTTGGGTGGGGGACATCACTCTGTTTCCCGCGATTCCAGAAGAGGGGGTGCTGATTCCGGGCTTTGGCTTTCCCGGAAAAATTCAGGTCATCCGGCAGATCGCATCCCCTAGTGGGGAACGAAAGCGGCGTTATCCGGTTTCGGCAGGATGGGACGGCGGCAATCCGGGGAACAACATGATCCGCATACCCGTTAACAGCCATGGGCGCTGGTTTCGGTTGATGTTCAGTCAGCTGCCTGTGTATGACGGAAGACCGGTTTTGGCACTGGGCGAGATCCAGGTGCATCAATCGGACATTCACTATCCGGTTGAAGCCATACGACTGAACGAGTTTCCGGAAGGCAGTGAGCTGAAAACGCACCTGCTGACGGATGGAAAAGCGAACGGTCGGCCGGTGATGGGGATGCTTGAGTGGTTGATACAGATTGCCCGGCGCGATCAGCTGGCGAAGACCCTGAACGGGTTGGCCGGGTCAGAAGAGCTGCTGGCCGAACGCTGGCAAAACTTCTGGTGGTGGAGTGCGATTGCGGGTGGTTTTATATTGGTTGTGAGTGCGCTGTGGGTGGCTGTTGCCGCGTTGATCCAGCGTAAACGCAGTTTGATGGAGATGAACCGCAGGGCGGAAATCGAGCAGATGAAGATCCGCTTTTTTACCCATATCTCCCATGAACTGCGTACGCCTTTAACCGTCATTCTCGGGCCGTTGGAAAAAATGCGGGAAATGATTACGGAGCCGGCCATGAGCGAGTATGCCTCGCTGATGCACCGCAATGTGAAAAAGCTCCAGCAACTGGTCGATCAACTGCTTGATTTTCGCAAGCTGCAGGAGAAGCGGGACTCACTGGATTGGAAGGGTGTGGACCTAGCCCTGTTTGTGCATAACGTATTTGACTGCTACCGATCGCTAGCCCTCGATAAGAAGATTAGGTATCACCTGATTGGTGCCGAGCATCCGTTGAGCTTTGTCATAGATCCCGGGAAATTTCAGAAAATTTTAGACAACCTGATCTCCAACGCGCTGAAATATACCCCGGAAGGTGGTGACGTGACGGTGAAGCTTGCTGTTGAATTCGGAGCCGTTTCGACGATTCGTCTGGAGGTCGAGGATTCCGGTGTGGGTATCGCGGCAGAGGATTTTCCGCACGTGTTCGAGCAGTTTTATCGCGCCGAAGGTCTTCAGCCGATTCAGGCAGGCGGGTCGGGAATCGGGCTGGCGCTGGTTAAGGAACTGGTCGATTTCTGGGGCGGTGACATTTCGGTGGAGAGTCCCTTGGCCCATGGGCGCGGCACACGATTTAGCGTGGCGCTTCCGGCCCCGGACCCAGAGGCGTGGCGCGAGGAGGCTGAAGACGAAGTTGCTGAGCTTCAGCCGGTTGATCTGCCGGCCCCTTTGCCTGTGGCTCAAGCCGCCCGGCCACAATCGACAGAAACCGTGCTGATTGCGGATGATAACGAGGATGTCCGGTCGTTTGTGCGCATGGAGCTTGCGGATCATTACCAGGTGATTGAAGCCGGTGATGGCGAAGACGGTCTGCAAAAAGCGCGCGAAACGATTCCGGATCTGGTCATCAGCGATGTGATGATGCCTAAAATGAATGGGGTGGAGATGTGCCGCCGACTGAAGGGCGATGAGCTGACAAGTCATATACCGATTGTCATGCTGACGGCGCGGGGCTCGGAAGAGCATCAGCTCGAAGGGCTGGGAACCGGTGCGGATGATTATGTGACCAAACCGTTTTCGATGCCGCTGCTCAAGGCGCGCATTCAGAATCTGTTGGAATCGCGCCGGGTGATGCGGGAGCGTTTTGCTCGGGAGCTGACGGTTGAGCCGAGTGCGATTACGGTAACGTCTGTGGATGAGAAGCTGTTGCAGAGCGCGATCGGGGTCGTGGAAGAGCACATGGATGATGCGGGCTTCACGGTGGAGCGTTTTGCGGCAGAAATGCATATGGCCCGCAATACTCTGCTGTTAAAGCTTCGGGCGCTGGTGGACCAGTCCCCTCAGGAGTTTATCCGTACACTTCGGCTTAAACGTGCCCGCCAGCTGCTGGAACAGAATGCCGGAACCATTGCGGAAATCGCTTTTCAGGTCGGTTTCGAGGAGCCGACCCATTTCAGCCGTAGCTTTAAAAAACAGTTCGGACAGACCCCTTCCGGGTATCTGAAAAATCGTAAATTTTACGATTAGTTGATGTTGATATCTTTGTAACCCTCTTCTGTTCAGTAGGATGAGCGTGGTGGTCATTTCTTTGATCGCAGTGGTTATCTTCTTTTTACTCTTTCCGGTTATCTTTGTTTGGATCATAGGCGGAAGCCTTAGGGTCGAACGTAAAAGATAAGGAGTGTAAGGATGCAAATAAGAAATGTGAGTAAGGGTTCCTGGGTTGGCCTTGTTTTAGCCGCAGCGGTTAACGGGGTCTTGGGGGATGTTGTATTGCTGGGTGGTTTTGACGGTAATGAGTCAACGGTTAATTCATCAAGCGATACAGTTGATGCATCCTATTTTAAGCAGGATGCATCAGCGGCAGGGGTTGTCAGCATGACAGGAATTGCGAATACATCCAAGTATCTCACCGATTCAGGTACATCCAGTACAATGTGGGGTTTTTATTCGTTAGTGCCTGAGCCGGTATCTGAAAATCGTGTCGCAAATGACAAGGATGTCGGTGTTACTTTGACGATTTCTGTAGATGCAGCGTATAGCGGGGCCTCAGATGTAATGCTGAGTGATTTTGTAATGGCTTTGTATAAAGGGGCCGCGGGTTTAGCGACTCTGACATACACCGGGGGGGATTTGGTTGGTGTGACATCTGATACCGTCGTGGCAACGATTGATCTTTCAGGCCAGGGTTTAAACACGTGGCGTGATTACGATATTTCTCTTGCCGCTTTGACGGATGTTGGCCTGAGTTCCGGCCAAGCGGCTACATTTAAGCTGGCTACCTCTTCATTTGACGGAGGTGTTTATACGCGATTGGATAATGTCGGGATTGTTGGAACTGTTCCGGAGCCGGCGACACTCGGTCTGATTGTGATGTTTGGCGGAGGCATACTATTTGTCCGCCGCACATTTCTGATGTGACGATTTATACAAGTCAGTTTTCCGGGGCGTTTAAAGCCCCGTTATTTCATGTTCAGATGGTGGTTCTGTCTGGTTGAGGATCTTGAGGGGTATAGAGATGAACAAAATTTGGTTATGGTCTGGTTTTATCGCTGTATTGACGACCCTGGTACAGGGCGAAGTTGTTTATGTGGATTTCGGCCCCAGCGGGGATACGTATTCGGATGCCGCAGAAGCGTATAACAATTTCAGTTGGCCCGATTCTGACGGCTTGGTCAATATTTCGGGGGCGTCATCAGGAATAACACTGCATTATCAGAATTATGGAGGCAGTTACAGCTATGCTTCCGGGGGAGACCGCGATGCCGTTTCCGGGATCAGTACCAATGTAACCAAGGACCGAATGTATGCGGGTACAGGGAATTTCGTGAATGTCGGTGAATTCGGGTATACATTAACTTTTTCCGGGCTGGATCCTGCTGGTACATGCTATGTCGGTGTATTGCCCAGTCCAACAGGTATTTCCTCCACCTGGAAAGTTACGACAGGAACAGGGGACACTACGGAGTATATTCAGGATGACGTCACCAGAGACAATCTCTTTGAATGGGAACATATCACTCCGGATACCAATGGCACGATTGTTCTCACGGGACGGGCGGTATCCAATGCAAAATGGAAATCGGTCGGCTTGTCCGGAATCATTCTTGAAGTATTTCCTGCTCGGGTAACTGTTGGTTTCTCCATAGAGAACGGGACGAATGGAGTGGTGAATGCTTCCGGGCTGCAGCGTAGCTTCGCCTATACTTTGGAAAGCTGTACCAACCTCGCCGAAGGCAACTGGAGTGATTCCGGCCGCTGGGTCAGCTCGGTGGAGACGAACGCGTGGACGGTAGATCCGAACGATTCGGTGCAGTTTTTTCGTCTGTCTGAGCGCACGGAAGAAGAGGAGCGGGAGATTATCCGTTCACAGATCGTTGATTTTTTTACGGGAAGCATGTCGGAGCCGGATTCAGCGGTTCAGGGGCTGATTGATACGATGCAGGCGGATGCGACGTGGGCCGATATTGATTATGCGAGTACCCGCCGCGCCTCATGGCCTCCCGGCCGGCATCTGGACCGGCTGCTGGAAATGTCCGTTGCTTATGCCGATCCGAATTCCGTGTTTTATCAGGACGCGGACCTGTTAGCGAAAATTTTGGCGGGCCACCAGCATTGGCTGGATAATCTATACTACAGCCTCAACTGGTATAACAACCGTATCAGTGTGCCGCTGGCGATGCTTCGCAGTTTTATGATGCTGGGAGATGATTTGCCGGCTTCTATGTATTCCGAAGCGCGCTGGTCGGTGTTGAAAGATTCTGCGATGGACATGACCGGGACCAACCAGATGAATCTGGCGCGAAAAACCTTTCTCCGTTCCTTTCTGGATAATGATCCGGAAATGATGGCCACAGCGATTGAGGAGTTCTGGAACGTACTGGCCGTCACAACAGAAGAGGGTATACAGCCGGATGGGTCATACCATCAGCACGGTCCGCAGCAGCAGTTCGGAACCTATGGACTGATATTTTCCGGCGCGATGGTGGAGTGGAACGAAATGCTGCGAGGTACGTCCTATGTGGCGCCGGAGGGGAAGAATGAGATCTTACGAAACTTTTTGTTGAATGGAGAAGCCTGGATTGTCTGGAACGGAGTTATGGATATCAGTGCACTGGGTCGTGAGATCAAGTCGGGGTCCCAGGTGTACACGTGGTCGAAACTGTCTGATCAGCTGGAGCGCATGAAGGCGCTGGATCCAAATTATATCCGTGCGTATGAAACGGCCCTGATGCCGACCAACGGCATTGTGGGGCACTCGGTTTTCTGGCGTTCCGATTTTGCGGTGCATCGTCGTCCGGATTGGTATTCCTCCGTGAAAATGTGCTCAACGCGGGTGGTTGGCACCGAAACGGCTAACGATGAAAATGTCTCCGGGATCCATTTGCCGGACGGTGCGCTCTATGTCTATCAATCGGGTGAAGAATATCAGGATATAGGCGGATTGTGGGATTGGCGTCGCTTGCCCGGAACGACCTGCGATCAGGGAATGGATAATCTCGAACCGGTCGGATATGACAAAAATTATGGATCCACCGATTTTGTCGGCGGACTGACCGATGGCACGAACGGGGTTTCGGTGATGATCTATAAGCGAAGAGAGCTATCGGCCCGCAAGGCCTGGTTTTTTGGCGAGGATTCGGTGACCTGTCTGGGAAGCGGAATCGACGGGGCGACCGACGGTTCCGTTTTAACCTCGGTGCAGCAATCGAACCTGAACGGTCCTGTACGTTGCTCTTCAGGGAGCCTCGGAGCAGGAACAAACCTGTTGGCGGCCGGCGAGTGGGTGCATCATGACGGCATCGGCTATCATCTGCTGCAGCCTTTCACGGTGCATCACGGTGAGGTGATCGGTGACTGGAAGCAGGTGAACTCGACGTTTGATGTCGGGGCGGTGACGGGAGATGTATTCAGTGTCTGGATGAACCATGGCCGATCGCCGGTTAATGAGGAATATGCTTATACAATTTATCCTCGGGCAGTTGCCGAGGAGATGGATGATCGCATTGCGAACCATGGAACGGTTGTGCTGACCAACTCAACGGCGCTGCAGGCCATAGAAAGCGGTGCAGGCGTTTTTGCCGTATTTTATGAAGCAGGTCAGCTGACCACAGTGGACGGTTTCGTGATTGAGACAGATACTCCGTGTCTGGTGAACTGGAACGCCGGGGTTGTGAGGGTTGCGGAGCCGACTCAAACCCACTCTGCCCTGACGCTGACCGTGAAGGGTCGGCCGTATGACCTCATCCTGCCGGACGGGGGCTTGGCCGGAAGTCCGATTGAATTTGAACAGGTGTCCACTCCCTATATTCGCACGGGGAGTGTTTCCGGCATAGATATGGATCGGGCCACGTTGCAGGCCGATTTGGCATTTTCCGGAGATGGGGACTGTTCGGCCCGTATCTATTGGGGGACCGTGGATGGCGGCACTGGAGCATGGGAATATGCCGCCGAGCTGGGTTCGGTTTCGACAGGACTACTGTCCTCGGTAATTACCGGTTTGGAGCCGGGGACGGAATATTGGTTCCGGGCCTGGGCCTCGAATGAAAGCGGCGACTCCTGGGCGAATAGTTCCTCTTCATTTATTACACCGGATCAGCCGGAACTTGCCTCGGTCGGAGTCACGAATGTCTATGCCGGCTCAGCTGTTTTAAGTGGATCGCTGTCTGGGGGAGTCGCGGACATCACGCTGGTTTGGGACACGGTGGATCAGGGGTCGACTCTGTCCGCATGGGGAGCCCGTGCGGTGCTTTCGGATCAGCCGATCGGTGAATTCAGCGGATTGGCTGGCGGGTTGGTCCGGGGGAATACCTATTTTGCCCGTTGTTTTGCGTCCAACACGGCGGGGCAGGTATGGAGCGATGTCATTTCTTTTGAGGTGGCCGCGGATGCTCCCTCGCAGGTATATGTCGATTTTGGTTCCGCCGGGGACACGTATTCCGATGTCTCAGAACAGTATAATAACGTCAGTGGTTCGGGATCTCTGGCCGTCGTGGATACGGTTGGCAATGATGCCGGAATTACACTGCAGTATGCGCTTTACGGGGGCACCTATAACTATGCCTCCGGAGGGGATCGCGCCGCGGTCGAGGGGATCAGTTCCGATGTGACGACCGATCGTCTCTATGCCGGAACCGGGAACTTTGAAAACGTAGGCGATTTCGGGTGTACCCTGACGATTTCGGGACTCAACCCGGCCAACGTCTGCAGCCTCACTGTGCTGCCGAGTCCCACCGGGGTGAGTTCCACCTGGACCCTTGCGACCGGAACCGGTGCGCCCGATGAATATATCCAGGACTCGTCAACGAGTACCAACGTATTTGAATGGGTGGATATCCTTCCCGACAGCAGTGGAAAAGTTGTGATTACCGGGCGGGCCTTCAGTAACAGTAAGTGGAAGTCAGTCGGGATCTCCGGCCTGATTATTCAGGCGGTTCCTGCTTCAGAATGACCTTTAGCAACTCCCCGGAACACACAGAAAAATGATAAAAATAAGAATAGGAACGATGAAGTTAAAACAATCCATAACTCCGATTGTTGTGTTGGGTTTCGTGCTGAATGCAACTGCGGCCGGAGCCTCCTCTACGCGCGCATCCGTCGAAATAAAAGCCCTTACACAGCGGGTGGCCGACTGGCAGCTTTCAACCTATGCCGATATGGGGAAATACCGGGCGCTGCCATCAGGCAAACGTTATCGCTGGCATAATCGCGAACCGCATGATGATAACGACTGGACCTGTGCCGCATTGCATATGGGGCTGTTCCATTTCGGAGAAACCGTCGGCGCCCCGAAATACCAGGACTGGCTGAAGGCGCTTTGTGCAAAGAATGAGTGGAAACTACGGGTGCATCCCAAAGGCATTGAACATGCGGACGATCATGCTATGGGGCAGGTTTATCTCGACTTTTACAGGCAGTCACATGACCCGGTTATGATTGCGGACCTGCAGTCCAGGTTCGATGCCATCCTGCAGGGCCCGAACCGCTCTAAAAAGGCGTGGTATTGGTGCGATGCTCTCTTTATGGGGCCGGCAACGTGGGCGCGTCTGGCGAAGCTGACGGGCAACACGGCTTATCTCGACTATATGGATCAGCAGTATCACCTGAGTTATGACATGTTGTGGAACCAACAGGACCAGCTGTTTTATCGGGACAATAAACGTAAGGCAAACCGGGAAGCGAACGGCGCGAATGAATATTGGTCGCGCGGCAACGGTTGGGTGTTCGGTGGGTTGGCCTATATGATTCCCGACCTCCCCGAAACCTGGGACGGCCGAGCGTTTTACATCGACCTGTTCAAACAGATGGCCGCGGCGCTGAAACGTACGCAGCGCACGGACGGCACGTGGTCGATGAGTATGATGGCCGATGAGTCCGCATTCCCCGTGAAGGAGATCAGCGGGACGTCATTTTTTGTATTCGGTCTCGCCTGGGGCGTAAACGAAGGGATTCTGGATCGCACAGTGTATGAACCGGTGATCCTGAAGGGGTGGAATGCCATGGCCGGATGCGTGAATGAGGACGGCATGCCGGGTTATGTTCAGGGAATCGGTGCGGCTCCCGGCGACAGCTATCCCGATTATACCGAGGTGTATGGTGTCGGCGGTTTCCTGGCTGCCGGGGCAGAAGTCTACCGCATGGCCGGCGGAGAATAATACGGTACTTTCAGTCAGGGCGACTTCCGGGAATTAAAAGCTTTTATTAAGCGATTGTTGTATGTGTTCAAATCGTTATGGTTGCGACCATGAAACATGTATTCCTGATTATATTCATATCGGTTCTCAGTAAGGTATCAGTAGCAGAATATAACGATAAATACGTCGTCGGTTGCAAGCTGCCGGCCGATGCGGTGATTACCTGTCCGGATTCCAATCCGCTGCGTGATGCATTGCTTCCGGTTCCGGAAACGGCTGTTTTTGAAATGGAGGGTTGGGCGTTGTGGGATCCCTCGCTGATTAAGGTCGGCGATACCTATCATCTGTTCTGTTCCCGCTGGTCCAAAGAGGAGGATCATAAGGCGCCACGCGATGCGTGGAAGAAAAGCCATATCATTCGGGCGACGTCGAAGAATTTGTTTGGGCCCTATGAATTTCAGGAAGTGGTTGCTGAGGCGAAGGACCATCCCTGGGCAAAGCAGGGATTGCATAACCCGAAAATTACGAAAGTCGGAGACCGTTTTTTGCTGTATCATCTGGGTATTCCCCGGTGGCAGACTGGATTCATGTTTTCTGATTCGGTGGAGGGTCCCTGGACGCCGGTTTCGCAACCGATCGTGAATGCAAATAATCCGGCGCTCCTGATTCGTGACGACGGCAGTGCTTATATGCTTTCGAAGTTTAAGAGGGTGAATAAGAAGACCGGACAACGTCAGAATTTCATGCGCGCACACGAGGCGGCGGATGTTAATGGGCCATACACGACGCTGGGTGATGGCGGTAACCGCCTGCCGTATGATCTTGAACTGGAAGATCCTACCATCTGGTGGGCGAATGATCAGTACAATGTGATTTGTACGGACTGGATGGGTAAGGTGACGGGTATTCAGAAATCGGTGGTCTATTATACCTCGAAGGACGGCATTCACTATGAACTTTATTCAACCCTTCCGGTCTGGTCTCAGAATGATCCGATTCCCATGGAAGGTGGCGATTCACGCACGGTTTATAAAGTGGAGCGCCCGCAGGTCTATGTGAATGACAACGGGGAACTTGAGGCCTTGCTGGTTTCTGTGGCAAAGGAGCCGGGAAAACATGATTATATTGTGATCCGTCCGGTGGATCATTTTGTGCCAGCCAATTAAACTCAAAAGGAACGTCGAATGAAAATTGAGCATTTTGCTTATCAGGTTAAAGATGCGGCGGCGGTATCGGATTGGTACTGCGAGCATTTGGGGTTTCAGGTAAAACGCGGGGCGGAAAAACCGTTCCCGGTGTATTTCCTGGCCGATTCCGCCGGCGATGTGATGATTGAAATCTACAGCAATCCGTCGGTCCGGACTCCGGATTATGCCTCAATGGATCCGTTGATTCTGCATCTGGCCTTTGTCTGTGATGAAATCCCCGAAACCATCCAACGACTGGAAGCCGCCGGAGCAACACGGATTTCGGGTCCCGATCAAACTCCGTCGGGAGACGTACTGGCCATGCTGCGCGATCCCTGGGGGCTGGCGATTCAGTTGTGCCATCGGGCTGCGTCCATGATTCAGGTATAGAGCGAATCAAAAAATAGCGATGTTTGAAACTCTGCAGGCGTTACTGGAGAATCTGCTGGCCCCCATGGTGTCGGTACAGATTTTTTCGGCTATACTGATTTATTTCACGATTGTCCGGAAACGTATTGCGGCGGATTACAAATTGTATGTCTGTTTTTTACTGACCTTTATCTTTTTTCTGATCGGCCGGATTCTTCAGGGGGTTTTCGGGTATTCTTCGTTTTATCTCATTCTGTTTGTCCGGATGGGCCTGTTGTTCGGGGTCGGAATTCCTTCGCTGCTGGTTGCTGCGGCGGTTCAGTCGGGGATAAATCGGTCGAAGGCGTTATATGTCTGGCCTTATACTGTCGGCATCGTAATTTCTCTGGCTTATATCGTTTTTGCCGATGCGGGGATGCAGGGGATGCTGGTTTCAAAAGAAACGCTGACGTGGCTTCCGTTTCCGGTAACGGTTCGCGTGGCGCATAAAATCCAAATAGCCGGTGCGGTGATTATGCTGGTGCTTCCATGTGGCGGTTTGATGATCAGAGAGCTGAAAGAGCGTCGGAACCGGAATCTGTTGGCTTTTTTGGTCGGCGCATTTTTGTTCGGGGTCTTTTTTGTGGTGGGGACGGTGCTTCCGAAAAGTTACTGGATTTATTATGTCGGTTCGATTTTCAGCGGGCTGTGTTGGGGCTGGGCCGTTTTTCAGGATATTCGCGATATGAAGGGCCGAATGACGCTTCTGAAGGAAGAGCTGCAGTTTCAGATTCAGTCCGGGCGGGGAGAGCGGAATTCGGAAATCGAGCGTCTGCTGGATGATCTTGAACAATATTCGCGAGGGAATCTGGGGGTCTATAAAATGCGCATTCGCGAAATCCTCAGTATGCTGATCGACACCACAATTGAAGCAGGCGGGGATACCGAGATTTTGCT
This window harbors:
- a CDS encoding polysaccharide lyase family 8 super-sandwich domain-containing protein, giving the protein MNKIWLWSGFIAVLTTLVQGEVVYVDFGPSGDTYSDAAEAYNNFSWPDSDGLVNISGASSGITLHYQNYGGSYSYASGGDRDAVSGISTNVTKDRMYAGTGNFVNVGEFGYTLTFSGLDPAGTCYVGVLPSPTGISSTWKVTTGTGDTTEYIQDDVTRDNLFEWEHITPDTNGTIVLTGRAVSNAKWKSVGLSGIILEVFPARVTVGFSIENGTNGVVNASGLQRSFAYTLESCTNLAEGNWSDSGRWVSSVETNAWTVDPNDSVQFFRLSERTEEEEREIIRSQIVDFFTGSMSEPDSAVQGLIDTMQADATWADIDYASTRRASWPPGRHLDRLLEMSVAYADPNSVFYQDADLLAKILAGHQHWLDNLYYSLNWYNNRISVPLAMLRSFMMLGDDLPASMYSEARWSVLKDSAMDMTGTNQMNLARKTFLRSFLDNDPEMMATAIEEFWNVLAVTTEEGIQPDGSYHQHGPQQQFGTYGLIFSGAMVEWNEMLRGTSYVAPEGKNEILRNFLLNGEAWIVWNGVMDISALGREIKSGSQVYTWSKLSDQLERMKALDPNYIRAYETALMPTNGIVGHSVFWRSDFAVHRRPDWYSSVKMCSTRVVGTETANDENVSGIHLPDGALYVYQSGEEYQDIGGLWDWRRLPGTTCDQGMDNLEPVGYDKNYGSTDFVGGLTDGTNGVSVMIYKRRELSARKAWFFGEDSVTCLGSGIDGATDGSVLTSVQQSNLNGPVRCSSGSLGAGTNLLAAGEWVHHDGIGYHLLQPFTVHHGEVIGDWKQVNSTFDVGAVTGDVFSVWMNHGRSPVNEEYAYTIYPRAVAEEMDDRIANHGTVVLTNSTALQAIESGAGVFAVFYEAGQLTTVDGFVIETDTPCLVNWNAGVVRVAEPTQTHSALTLTVKGRPYDLILPDGGLAGSPIEFEQVSTPYIRTGSVSGIDMDRATLQADLAFSGDGDCSARIYWGTVDGGTGAWEYAAELGSVSTGLLSSVITGLEPGTEYWFRAWASNESGDSWANSSSSFITPDQPELASVGVTNVYAGSAVLSGSLSGGVADITLVWDTVDQGSTLSAWGARAVLSDQPIGEFSGLAGGLVRGNTYFARCFASNTAGQVWSDVISFEVAADAPSQVYVDFGSAGDTYSDVSEQYNNVSGSGSLAVVDTVGNDAGITLQYALYGGTYNYASGGDRAAVEGISSDVTTDRLYAGTGNFENVGDFGCTLTISGLNPANVCSLTVLPSPTGVSSTWTLATGTGAPDEYIQDSSTSTNVFEWVDILPDSSGKVVITGRAFSNSKWKSVGISGLIIQAVPASE
- a CDS encoding hybrid sensor histidine kinase/response regulator transcription factor, translating into MAAMCFAAAGCVGEPAQDVSVFQLPRAREKMRQEADRLKEQLAGLPKLQEPLQLDAYGYHGGYLPALDTLPDEPRWTVDLQFSTYAKFEQIILVPAIDRSASPLGSYGFPKRFRVLQVFPDGRRTLIKEWMAEDCPDPGRVPLILEVEAPGTSRLVLEVYRGSPEGEKELFALDEIFGIVKNWAWSARSVEVSSELGSPPYWGKEYLIDRKTSLGLPVGLPVEDCAAGGGFSVVFDAQPEERSTIEIDLGKSVWVGDITLFPAIPEEGVLIPGFGFPGKIQVIRQIASPSGERKRRYPVSAGWDGGNPGNNMIRIPVNSHGRWFRLMFSQLPVYDGRPVLALGEIQVHQSDIHYPVEAIRLNEFPEGSELKTHLLTDGKANGRPVMGMLEWLIQIARRDQLAKTLNGLAGSEELLAERWQNFWWWSAIAGGFILVVSALWVAVAALIQRKRSLMEMNRRAEIEQMKIRFFTHISHELRTPLTVILGPLEKMREMITEPAMSEYASLMHRNVKKLQQLVDQLLDFRKLQEKRDSLDWKGVDLALFVHNVFDCYRSLALDKKIRYHLIGAEHPLSFVIDPGKFQKILDNLISNALKYTPEGGDVTVKLAVEFGAVSTIRLEVEDSGVGIAAEDFPHVFEQFYRAEGLQPIQAGGSGIGLALVKELVDFWGGDISVESPLAHGRGTRFSVALPAPDPEAWREEAEDEVAELQPVDLPAPLPVAQAARPQSTETVLIADDNEDVRSFVRMELADHYQVIEAGDGEDGLQKARETIPDLVISDVMMPKMNGVEMCRRLKGDELTSHIPIVMLTARGSEEHQLEGLGTGADDYVTKPFSMPLLKARIQNLLESRRVMRERFARELTVEPSAITVTSVDEKLLQSAIGVVEEHMDDAGFTVERFAAEMHMARNTLLLKLRALVDQSPQEFIRTLRLKRARQLLEQNAGTIAEIAFQVGFEEPTHFSRSFKKQFGQTPSGYLKNRKFYD
- a CDS encoding PEP-CTERM sorting domain-containing protein (PEP-CTERM proteins occur, often in large numbers, in the proteomes of bacteria that also encode an exosortase, a predicted intramembrane cysteine proteinase. The presence of a PEP-CTERM domain at a protein's C-terminus predicts cleavage within the sorting domain, followed by covalent anchoring to some some component of the (usually Gram-negative) cell surface. Many PEP-CTERM proteins exhibit an unusual sequence composition that includes large numbers of potential glycosylation sites. Expression of one such protein has been shown restore the ability of a bacterium to form floc, a type of biofilm.) is translated as MQIRNVSKGSWVGLVLAAAVNGVLGDVVLLGGFDGNESTVNSSSDTVDASYFKQDASAAGVVSMTGIANTSKYLTDSGTSSTMWGFYSLVPEPVSENRVANDKDVGVTLTISVDAAYSGASDVMLSDFVMALYKGAAGLATLTYTGGDLVGVTSDTVVATIDLSGQGLNTWRDYDISLAALTDVGLSSGQAATFKLATSSFDGGVYTRLDNVGIVGTVPEPATLGLIVMFGGGILFVRRTFLM
- a CDS encoding VOC family protein, which codes for MKIEHFAYQVKDAAAVSDWYCEHLGFQVKRGAEKPFPVYFLADSAGDVMIEIYSNPSVRTPDYASMDPLILHLAFVCDEIPETIQRLEAAGATRISGPDQTPSGDVLAMLRDPWGLAIQLCHRAASMIQV
- a CDS encoding glycoside hydrolase family 88/105 protein is translated as MKLKQSITPIVVLGFVLNATAAGASSTRASVEIKALTQRVADWQLSTYADMGKYRALPSGKRYRWHNREPHDDNDWTCAALHMGLFHFGETVGAPKYQDWLKALCAKNEWKLRVHPKGIEHADDHAMGQVYLDFYRQSHDPVMIADLQSRFDAILQGPNRSKKAWYWCDALFMGPATWARLAKLTGNTAYLDYMDQQYHLSYDMLWNQQDQLFYRDNKRKANREANGANEYWSRGNGWVFGGLAYMIPDLPETWDGRAFYIDLFKQMAAALKRTQRTDGTWSMSMMADESAFPVKEISGTSFFVFGLAWGVNEGILDRTVYEPVILKGWNAMAGCVNEDGMPGYVQGIGAAPGDSYPDYTEVYGVGGFLAAGAEVYRMAGGE
- a CDS encoding glycoside hydrolase family protein yields the protein MKHVFLIIFISVLSKVSVAEYNDKYVVGCKLPADAVITCPDSNPLRDALLPVPETAVFEMEGWALWDPSLIKVGDTYHLFCSRWSKEEDHKAPRDAWKKSHIIRATSKNLFGPYEFQEVVAEAKDHPWAKQGLHNPKITKVGDRFLLYHLGIPRWQTGFMFSDSVEGPWTPVSQPIVNANNPALLIRDDGSAYMLSKFKRVNKKTGQRQNFMRAHEAADVNGPYTTLGDGGNRLPYDLELEDPTIWWANDQYNVICTDWMGKVTGIQKSVVYYTSKDGIHYELYSTLPVWSQNDPIPMEGGDSRTVYKVERPQVYVNDNGELEALLVSVAKEPGKHDYIVIRPVDHFVPAN